The following coding sequences are from one Granulicella sp. L56 window:
- a CDS encoding zinc metalloprotease HtpX, translating into MNTFKSTLLLVVLTLFLLFVGERIGGRNGMVLAFVLSVAFNFGTYFYSDKLALAMYKAQPVTRAELPRAYEVVERLTAKQGMPMPKIYVLHTESPNAFATGRNPQHASVAVTHGILELLDDEELEGVLAHELGHVKNRDILTSSIAATLAGAITMIARMGYWASLFGGYGGGRDSRERSGGFSGLFMLILAPIAATLIQLAISRSREYEADATGAQVTGNPYALARALQKLDDYSKRIPMQASPSTAHLFIVAPLLGGGGFGQLFSTHPPIPDRIRRLIGRDHV; encoded by the coding sequence ATGAATACGTTCAAATCGACGCTTCTGCTCGTGGTTCTTACGCTGTTTCTCCTCTTCGTGGGAGAGCGCATCGGTGGACGCAATGGCATGGTGCTGGCGTTTGTGCTGTCGGTCGCGTTCAACTTTGGAACTTACTTCTACTCGGACAAGCTCGCGCTCGCTATGTACAAGGCCCAGCCAGTAACACGGGCCGAGTTACCCCGCGCCTACGAAGTAGTCGAGCGGCTGACAGCAAAGCAGGGGATGCCGATGCCGAAGATCTACGTGTTACACACCGAATCGCCTAACGCCTTTGCTACGGGACGAAATCCGCAACATGCATCGGTGGCGGTTACGCACGGCATTCTGGAATTGCTGGACGATGAAGAGTTGGAAGGCGTGCTGGCACATGAGCTGGGCCATGTGAAGAACCGCGACATCCTTACCAGCTCTATTGCAGCGACGCTGGCGGGAGCGATTACGATGATCGCGCGCATGGGCTACTGGGCTTCCCTCTTCGGCGGCTACGGCGGCGGACGCGATAGCCGGGAACGCAGCGGAGGCTTCAGCGGCCTGTTCATGCTGATTCTCGCGCCGATTGCAGCTACCCTGATCCAGCTGGCGATCTCGCGTTCGCGCGAGTACGAGGCAGATGCCACGGGTGCGCAGGTGACGGGAAATCCCTATGCCCTGGCGCGAGCACTGCAAAAGCTGGATGACTATTCGAAGCGGATTCCGATGCAGGCTTCGCCTTCGACGGCGCACCTGTTTATCGTGGCGCCGCTGCTGGGCGGTGGCGGCTTCGGACAGCTCTTTTCAACGCATCCGCCTATCCCTGACCGGATTCGCCGATTGATCGGACGGGACCACGTTTAA
- a CDS encoding carboxypeptidase-like regulatory domain-containing protein, with translation MAFSGFAFAESITGTVINKTTNKPAVGDDVVLIQLTQGMQEAARTKSDAHGRFTLDVPDQGMHLVRVTHDKAAYFRPAPPGTQSVEVEVYNAAAKVEGVTGEADVMRIQNDASGKKLDVVEHFFIKNASNPPRTQFSPKSFEFYLPAGAVIAGSAALAPGSMPVKADPIPLGDPNHFAFIFPLRPGETQFQIMYSLPYSGSFQFAPHLTLPTDTVAIMMPKSMTFAGGGSTAYAPVTEEMTAQTYVARNVAPGQPLDFTLSGSGQLPRDTGAAATAGDSSQPAASGQSSAAADTRPGGGLGNPIDPSGNDDPWAKYKWWVLGGLGLAMAAGAGIMLKGTPAKPASVGAAPAAATGPNASLAALKEELFAIETEKLQGRLTNTEYAEQKSALEVVLRRALQRSEPAATASKIDGPVL, from the coding sequence GTGGCGTTTTCTGGTTTTGCCTTCGCTGAGTCCATTACCGGGACTGTCATTAACAAGACGACGAACAAGCCTGCCGTCGGGGACGATGTTGTTCTGATCCAGCTCACCCAGGGAATGCAGGAGGCGGCTCGGACCAAGTCCGATGCGCATGGCAGATTTACGCTGGATGTTCCCGACCAGGGAATGCACCTCGTTCGCGTGACGCATGACAAGGCAGCTTATTTTCGCCCCGCGCCTCCGGGAACGCAGTCGGTCGAGGTCGAGGTTTACAACGCCGCGGCGAAGGTGGAGGGGGTGACCGGCGAAGCCGACGTGATGCGCATCCAGAACGATGCCAGCGGCAAGAAGCTGGACGTGGTCGAACACTTCTTCATCAAGAACGCATCGAATCCTCCCCGAACCCAGTTCAGCCCGAAATCGTTCGAGTTCTATCTACCCGCGGGAGCTGTGATTGCAGGGTCTGCGGCGCTCGCCCCGGGAAGCATGCCTGTCAAGGCTGACCCCATACCACTCGGAGATCCGAACCATTTTGCCTTCATCTTTCCCCTCCGCCCCGGTGAGACGCAGTTTCAAATTATGTACAGCCTGCCTTACAGTGGAAGCTTCCAGTTTGCCCCTCATCTGACGCTGCCCACCGATACGGTCGCGATCATGATGCCAAAGAGCATGACCTTCGCGGGTGGAGGATCGACGGCGTACGCTCCTGTCACCGAGGAGATGACGGCGCAGACGTATGTTGCGCGCAATGTGGCTCCGGGACAGCCGCTCGACTTTACTCTTTCAGGTAGCGGGCAGCTTCCCAGAGATACTGGTGCAGCGGCTACGGCTGGCGACTCGAGCCAACCTGCTGCGAGCGGTCAATCCTCTGCAGCGGCAGATACACGGCCCGGCGGCGGTTTGGGAAACCCGATCGATCCCAGTGGGAACGACGATCCCTGGGCGAAGTACAAGTGGTGGGTCCTTGGAGGGCTGGGGTTGGCGATGGCCGCGGGCGCGGGCATCATGCTGAAGGGAACGCCTGCAAAGCCTGCTTCTGTGGGAGCTGCTCCGGCTGCGGCTACAGGACCGAATGCCTCTCTTGCAGCCTTGAAGGAAGAACTGTTTGCGATCGAGACGGAGAAGTTGCAGGGACGTCTGACCAATACTGAATATGCGGAGCAGAAGTCGGCGCTGGAGGTGGTGCTGCGCCGCGCTCTGCAGCGAAGCGAACCTGCCGCCACTGCGTCTAAGATTGACGGGCCTGTTCTATAG
- a CDS encoding response regulator: MTVTILLIDDNAVQAATRQAILRRAGYVAIAVLNPRQALEQFQNGGFPAAIDLVITDHIMPGMNGSEFVRLLRQMHPRLPVMVVSGLEDAEAEYEGLDVQFCLKPLPPDNLLASVARLVQAA; this comes from the coding sequence ATGACAGTAACCATCCTTCTTATCGATGACAATGCGGTGCAGGCAGCCACCCGGCAGGCGATTTTGAGACGTGCGGGATACGTTGCCATCGCGGTGCTCAACCCCAGACAAGCACTCGAACAGTTTCAGAATGGCGGGTTCCCTGCTGCCATCGATCTGGTCATCACCGACCACATCATGCCAGGGATGAATGGCTCGGAGTTTGTCAGGCTGCTTCGACAGATGCACCCCAGGCTACCGGTCATGGTCGTCAGTGGGCTGGAAGATGCCGAGGCGGAGTACGAAGGACTGGACGTGCAATTCTGTTTGAAGCCGTTGCCTCCGGACAATCTTCTGGCCAGCGTGGCTCGGCTGGTGCAGGCTGCCTGA
- a CDS encoding ZIP family metal transporter, which produces MSLGLGLVAGLADYLGGILLVQRSPSSKALRYFVALGAGFMLAAALLEMVPEGMAVNAKWAPALILLGYCGVHLLEHSLVPHFHFGEETHHHEFLSAKTSYSVLLGLATHTFFDGVAIGSGFVVSDWLGWMLFFAVFLHKLPEGFTVASVMMAGGQGRRVALNSALFLGATTVLGVLVINLEPALVRAGLPLSAGVTIYVAATDLVPEVNREPGIKMALVFFAGVVGFYLLRMLAPA; this is translated from the coding sequence TTGAGTCTTGGACTCGGATTAGTAGCCGGGCTGGCGGACTATCTTGGCGGAATCCTGCTCGTCCAGCGCTCTCCTTCTTCTAAAGCGTTGCGCTATTTCGTCGCGCTGGGCGCGGGCTTTATGCTGGCCGCGGCGCTGCTGGAGATGGTTCCGGAAGGAATGGCGGTCAACGCGAAGTGGGCCCCGGCATTGATCCTGTTGGGATACTGCGGAGTACATCTGCTGGAACATTCCCTCGTTCCTCATTTTCATTTTGGCGAAGAGACGCATCACCATGAGTTTCTTTCGGCGAAGACGAGCTACTCTGTACTGCTGGGGCTTGCGACGCATACCTTCTTCGATGGGGTTGCGATTGGATCGGGCTTTGTCGTATCGGATTGGCTGGGCTGGATGCTCTTCTTCGCGGTGTTCCTGCATAAGCTGCCGGAAGGATTTACCGTGGCGAGCGTGATGATGGCAGGTGGGCAAGGCCGGCGGGTGGCGCTGAACTCTGCCCTGTTCCTGGGGGCGACCACTGTGCTCGGCGTTCTCGTCATCAATCTGGAACCGGCGCTGGTGCGCGCAGGATTGCCGCTATCGGCTGGAGTAACGATTTATGTAGCGGCGACCGATCTGGTGCCTGAGGTAAATCGTGAACCAGGAATCAAGATGGCGCTGGTCTTTTTTGCAGGCGTTGTAGGATTTTATTTGCTGCGGATGCTGGCTCCGGCTTAG
- a CDS encoding SRPBCC domain-containing protein, which produces MLELLEAMPELQEDERTIVSTRVFNAPRKMVYEAFADPTQVVEWWGPHGFSTTVLEMDLRPGGKWRIVMHSPDGTNYPNEMTFTAVVPEERIELDLVGGKEGAALVSMHKTITWQEEDGGTRLTLSNQFDSRELRDENVRTYGSVQGARELFERLNKVLAAKGATA; this is translated from the coding sequence ATGCTGGAGTTACTGGAAGCGATGCCCGAGTTGCAAGAGGATGAACGAACCATTGTGTCGACGCGAGTCTTCAACGCGCCGCGCAAGATGGTCTACGAGGCGTTCGCCGACCCGACGCAGGTGGTCGAGTGGTGGGGCCCGCACGGCTTCAGCACCACAGTGCTGGAGATGGATCTGCGTCCGGGCGGCAAGTGGCGTATCGTGATGCACAGCCCCGACGGCACCAACTATCCCAACGAGATGACATTCACCGCCGTCGTTCCCGAGGAACGCATTGAGTTGGATCTGGTCGGTGGCAAAGAAGGCGCTGCATTGGTGTCCATGCACAAGACGATTACCTGGCAGGAAGAGGACGGGGGGACTCGCCTGACGTTGAGCAACCAGTTCGACAGCCGCGAGCTGCGCGACGAGAATGTGCGCACCTATGGTTCGGTTCAGGGCGCGCGCGAGCTGTTCGAGCGGCTAAACAAGGTTCTTGCAGCGAAAGGAGCAACAGCATGA
- a CDS encoding DUF4149 domain-containing protein — protein MIEKILRALRMLAMVAWVGGLAFFAFVVAPVAFGQLSSAHEAGLVVGGTLRILHWIGLIGGGVFCLSTAILWLRAEVPARAGFAGEMVLTLVMLAITAYSQFSILPSMEQDRVQAGGEIEIAAMTSPARQDFERLHSLSERLEGFVLLCGLGVVLFLARESQWPETGKIKLI, from the coding sequence ATGATTGAGAAGATTCTAAGAGCTTTGCGGATGCTGGCGATGGTCGCCTGGGTGGGTGGTCTTGCGTTCTTCGCGTTTGTGGTCGCGCCGGTCGCGTTTGGGCAGCTGTCGAGCGCCCATGAGGCTGGCCTGGTGGTCGGCGGGACGCTGCGCATTCTGCATTGGATTGGGCTCATTGGCGGCGGCGTCTTCTGCTTGTCGACGGCGATCTTATGGCTGCGCGCCGAAGTTCCGGCACGAGCGGGATTTGCTGGCGAGATGGTGTTGACACTGGTGATGCTCGCAATTACGGCTTACTCTCAGTTCAGCATCTTGCCGTCAATGGAGCAAGACCGCGTGCAGGCGGGCGGCGAGATTGAGATTGCAGCGATGACGAGTCCGGCGCGGCAGGACTTCGAGCGGCTCCATTCTTTGTCGGAACGGCTTGAAGGTTTCGTGCTTCTGTGCGGTCTCGGCGTGGTGCTCTTTCTGGCACGGGAGTCTCAGTGGCCTGAGACGGGTAAAATCAAGCTGATATGA
- a CDS encoding cytochrome c-type biogenesis protein CcmH, whose translation MSLKRWMQGLAVCFLAVMMLGAADGGARFNRLGHNMMCACSCGQILLECNHVSCPSSGPMIAELHAQLAGGGSDKSIMSWFAAKYGATILAAPLRGGFDDVAWIMPYAVFILSILGTGILIYFWKRRSLLNQPPASATGTFDADKEAMRERIRRETEY comes from the coding sequence ATGTCGCTTAAACGATGGATGCAGGGTCTGGCCGTATGTTTTCTGGCCGTGATGATGCTCGGAGCTGCCGATGGGGGTGCCCGCTTCAACCGGCTTGGCCACAACATGATGTGCGCCTGTAGCTGCGGCCAAATTCTGCTCGAGTGCAACCACGTCAGTTGCCCAAGTTCCGGTCCGATGATCGCAGAGTTGCACGCGCAGTTGGCGGGGGGTGGCTCTGACAAATCCATCATGAGCTGGTTCGCGGCGAAGTATGGTGCGACCATACTGGCTGCTCCTCTGCGTGGAGGATTCGACGATGTGGCGTGGATCATGCCCTACGCCGTCTTCATTCTCTCCATACTGGGCACAGGAATTTTGATCTACTTCTGGAAGCGCCGGTCGCTGCTGAACCAGCCACCGGCAAGCGCCACCGGCACCTTCGATGCAGATAAAGAGGCGATGCGTGAGCGCATTCGCAGGGAGACGGAATACTGA
- a CDS encoding glycoside hydrolase family 32 protein — protein MKKKSVLVTRRELLSSAALMAAASMVPRGILAQEIGKEDAGLEAKLAEDPMRPQFHLLPASNWMNDPNGPIYFNGSYHMFCQYNPHAAVWGDMSWYHSISQDMIHWTHLPIAFIPTSSGQDAYGCFSGSAIAVGNRVYVVYTGTVLSTLDKATIRDGENKIQESQCLAWSDDSRLIHWTKEPKAIVPLAPPGMQITGFRDPSAWKQGDWYYMTVGSGVAKVGGCVLLYRSKDMKSWEYMHQIATGVWTGKHTANPCDDGEMWECPELFALDGAHVLIYSTEGKVFWQSGKLDSETMLFHPAKTGQLDLGAFYAPKSQLDANGQRVLWGWIPERRPEAEHKAAGWAGMMSLPRVLHLDQDGTLQMEILPALVTLRSASPVRPANSSNKIEFTLQKASGEVLCTALRRTEAFEFIMQNSIDNGELLHVAYDPVKHAFLVENKEIALEPNDTPQLHTYVDGSVIEVILSQRAGYTRRFYYTQTSAPDITVRVIGGTRITASAWTIDPISNNRLTTPSAIA, from the coding sequence ATGAAGAAAAAATCTGTTTTAGTAACGCGTCGCGAGTTACTGTCTTCCGCAGCACTGATGGCCGCGGCGTCGATGGTGCCGCGCGGCATCCTGGCACAGGAAATTGGTAAAGAAGATGCTGGATTGGAGGCAAAACTCGCTGAAGATCCCATGCGTCCGCAGTTTCATCTGCTGCCCGCGTCCAACTGGATGAACGATCCCAACGGCCCGATCTACTTCAACGGAAGCTACCATATGTTCTGCCAATACAACCCGCACGCGGCGGTGTGGGGAGACATGAGCTGGTACCACTCGATCAGCCAGGACATGATTCACTGGACCCATCTGCCCATCGCATTCATTCCAACGTCGAGCGGCCAGGATGCTTATGGTTGCTTCTCGGGCTCGGCAATCGCCGTGGGCAATCGAGTCTACGTGGTCTACACAGGTACGGTCCTGAGCACGCTGGACAAGGCAACCATCCGCGATGGCGAAAACAAAATTCAGGAATCACAATGTCTCGCGTGGTCCGACGATTCCAGACTCATTCACTGGACCAAAGAGCCGAAGGCGATTGTTCCTCTCGCTCCGCCGGGAATGCAGATCACCGGCTTCCGCGATCCTTCGGCATGGAAACAGGGCGACTGGTACTACATGACTGTGGGTTCAGGGGTCGCCAAAGTCGGCGGTTGCGTCCTGCTCTATCGCTCCAAAGATATGAAGAGCTGGGAGTATATGCACCAGATCGCAACTGGCGTATGGACGGGAAAGCATACGGCGAACCCATGCGACGACGGCGAGATGTGGGAGTGCCCCGAACTGTTCGCTCTCGATGGCGCTCATGTACTAATCTACTCCACCGAGGGCAAGGTCTTCTGGCAATCGGGAAAGCTCGATTCTGAGACCATGCTCTTTCATCCTGCGAAGACGGGACAGCTCGATCTCGGCGCCTTCTATGCTCCGAAGTCCCAGCTCGACGCCAACGGACAGCGCGTTCTCTGGGGATGGATCCCTGAGCGAAGGCCCGAGGCAGAGCACAAGGCCGCCGGATGGGCCGGTATGATGAGCCTGCCGCGCGTGCTCCATCTCGATCAGGATGGCACTCTCCAGATGGAGATTCTTCCTGCCCTCGTCACTCTGCGCTCGGCGTCGCCGGTGCGGCCTGCGAACTCCAGTAACAAGATCGAATTCACACTCCAGAAAGCCTCAGGTGAGGTGCTGTGCACCGCACTCCGGCGAACGGAAGCATTCGAATTCATCATGCAAAACTCCATCGACAACGGCGAGCTTCTGCATGTCGCATACGATCCTGTAAAGCACGCCTTCCTCGTCGAGAATAAAGAGATCGCTCTCGAACCGAATGACACACCGCAGCTTCACACCTACGTCGACGGCTCCGTGATCGAGGTGATCCTGAGCCAGCGTGCAGGGTACACCAGGCGTTTTTACTACACGCAAACGTCCGCGCCCGACATCACAGTCCGCGTCATCGGTGGAACCCGAATAACGGCCAGCGCCTGGACGATCGATCCCATCTCGAACAACCGGCTTACGACACCATCCGCAATCGCGTAG
- a CDS encoding heme lyase CcmF/NrfE family subunit, whose product MQLHPMPQFGSFTLLLALALSVYTLLAGGFALWRFKTTKAEDGSGRLGETARRAGIASFVALSCAGFALVWASFTNDYSVSYILHHTNRSLNPAYKFSALWSGQEGSLLLWAWLLSAYGFVLRIRHRVDVRLSAFASTILAAITVFFLLLLNFAAPPFAIQPGPVALDGFGLNPLLQYPEMVMHPPLLYLGYVGFSVPFAFALGALMMRYPGEKWIHITRRWTMVTWLFLTCGIFMGAHWAYSVLGWGGYWGWDPVENASLMPWLTGTAFLHSVMMQEKRGMMKSWNVWLIFSTFMLTILGTLLTRSGIVSSVHAFAQSDIGNWFYGFLVIVLAVCLFTFFKQKDHLKSENKLESLVSRESSFLFNNLVLLAACFTVLWGTLFPILSEYVQGSKVTVSAPFYNRVNIPVGLFLLFLTGIGPLLAWRSTSLRSIRRNFILPGVAFVVALVVLIAAGVRPWNAGDAMQATIFSLITFSLAAGVVTAITSEFLRGAFVVRTQTGKNLVASTVLLVRRNTRRYGGYLVHFGIVVLFIGIAGGAFNQYHEQEMSYGDSITMGPYKLVCQSFTQESKPNYDTEYALLDVYKYGKKITQLAPEKRFYLASQTSSTMVALHSTLESDLYVIYEGKNPDTDRPIIKVFLNPLMNWIWIGVAIVVFGTLLALVPSLKKNARSQAAFEAPLTEAEVHHVA is encoded by the coding sequence ATGCAATTGCACCCAATGCCTCAGTTTGGTAGTTTCACGTTGCTGCTGGCTCTGGCGTTGAGCGTCTACACGCTGCTGGCGGGCGGGTTCGCGCTTTGGCGGTTCAAGACGACCAAGGCGGAAGATGGGTCAGGACGACTCGGCGAAACTGCTCGCCGCGCAGGAATCGCGAGCTTTGTTGCCTTGAGCTGCGCTGGATTCGCGCTGGTCTGGGCGTCGTTTACTAACGACTACTCTGTCTCCTACATCCTGCACCACACCAACCGGTCGCTGAACCCGGCTTATAAGTTCTCCGCGTTGTGGTCGGGTCAGGAGGGATCGCTCCTGTTGTGGGCGTGGCTGCTTTCGGCGTATGGGTTTGTGCTGCGTATTCGGCATCGCGTCGATGTTCGGCTCTCTGCGTTTGCTTCGACGATTCTCGCAGCCATAACGGTCTTCTTTCTTTTGCTGCTGAACTTCGCTGCTCCTCCGTTTGCCATCCAGCCGGGGCCGGTGGCGTTGGACGGATTTGGACTCAATCCGCTGCTGCAATATCCCGAGATGGTGATGCATCCGCCGCTGCTGTACCTCGGCTATGTCGGCTTCTCGGTGCCGTTTGCGTTTGCGCTGGGTGCGCTGATGATGCGGTATCCGGGTGAAAAGTGGATTCACATTACGCGGCGATGGACGATGGTGACGTGGCTGTTTCTTACCTGCGGGATTTTCATGGGGGCGCACTGGGCCTATAGCGTGCTCGGTTGGGGTGGCTACTGGGGATGGGACCCTGTAGAGAATGCTTCGTTGATGCCGTGGTTGACCGGAACGGCGTTTCTGCACTCGGTGATGATGCAGGAGAAGCGCGGCATGATGAAGAGCTGGAACGTCTGGCTCATCTTCTCGACATTTATGCTGACGATTCTGGGGACGCTGCTGACGCGGTCAGGGATTGTCAGTTCGGTTCATGCCTTTGCTCAATCGGACATTGGGAACTGGTTCTATGGATTCCTTGTGATCGTTCTGGCGGTGTGCCTGTTCACGTTCTTCAAGCAAAAGGATCACCTCAAGTCGGAGAACAAGCTGGAGTCGTTGGTATCACGCGAGTCGAGCTTCCTGTTCAATAATCTGGTGCTGCTGGCGGCGTGCTTCACGGTTTTGTGGGGAACGCTCTTCCCTATTTTGTCGGAGTATGTGCAGGGTTCGAAGGTTACGGTGAGCGCGCCGTTCTATAACCGCGTCAATATACCGGTTGGACTCTTTCTTTTATTCCTTACTGGCATTGGACCGTTGCTGGCTTGGCGGTCTACTTCACTGAGGTCTATCCGGCGCAACTTTATTCTGCCGGGTGTCGCGTTTGTGGTGGCGCTGGTGGTTCTGATAGCCGCCGGTGTTCGTCCGTGGAACGCAGGCGACGCAATGCAGGCGACGATCTTCTCGTTGATTACGTTCTCGCTGGCGGCTGGCGTGGTTACAGCGATCACCTCCGAGTTTTTGCGTGGGGCCTTTGTGGTGCGGACGCAGACCGGCAAGAACCTTGTGGCTTCGACGGTTCTGCTGGTACGGCGCAATACTCGCCGCTATGGCGGATACCTCGTTCACTTCGGCATCGTGGTGCTCTTTATCGGGATCGCCGGGGGTGCCTTCAACCAGTATCACGAGCAGGAGATGAGTTATGGCGATTCCATAACAATGGGACCATACAAGCTGGTGTGCCAGAGCTTCACCCAGGAGAGCAAGCCGAACTACGACACAGAGTATGCTCTGCTGGATGTTTACAAATATGGCAAAAAGATCACCCAGCTCGCGCCGGAGAAACGCTTCTACCTTGCGAGCCAGACATCGTCGACGATGGTGGCCTTGCACTCCACGCTCGAGAGCGACCTCTACGTTATCTACGAAGGCAAAAACCCCGATACGGATCGCCCCATCATTAAGGTGTTCCTCAATCCTCTGATGAACTGGATCTGGATCGGCGTGGCGATTGTCGTCTTCGGTACGTTGCTGGCGCTGGTGCCAAGCCTTAAGAAGAATGCGCGGTCACAGGCCGCCTTCGAAGCTCCGCTGACGGAAGCCGAGGTTCATCATGTCGCTTAA
- a CDS encoding helix-turn-helix transcriptional regulator — translation MNESNLDTTFAALADPTRRAILARLALGETSVTELAKPFEMSMPAISKHLKVLEKAGLIDRGRDAQTRPARLNPAALKTAAAWIEEYRRFWEESFDRLDAYLQRLQADKAKQKQTPRKTLRKKEKS, via the coding sequence ATGAACGAATCAAATCTAGACACGACATTCGCAGCACTGGCCGATCCAACGAGGCGCGCTATCCTGGCGCGGCTCGCTCTCGGCGAGACCTCCGTAACAGAGCTGGCCAAGCCATTCGAGATGTCGATGCCTGCGATCTCAAAGCACCTCAAGGTGCTCGAGAAGGCCGGTCTCATCGATCGTGGGCGCGATGCGCAAACGAGACCGGCTCGGCTAAACCCAGCGGCGCTGAAGACCGCGGCTGCCTGGATCGAAGAGTACAGAAGGTTCTGGGAAGAGAGCTTCGACCGCCTCGATGCGTATTTGCAGAGACTGCAAGCTGATAAGGCGAAACAAAAACAGACACCGCGCAAGACCTTACGGAAAAAGGAGAAATCATAA
- the ruvX gene encoding Holliday junction resolvase RuvX, with amino-acid sequence MALDVGKIRVGVALSDPLGYTAQPLLTLWRKTRGEDFRSLLRLIRKHEIVEIVVGNPLHMSGDVSPWATKVHEFADELRKRSGLPVQLWDERLSSVAAHEILNEVGHDQRDRKYVIDQVAAVVILRGWMEAKEQSAMRAKQE; translated from the coding sequence ATGGCGCTTGATGTCGGAAAGATACGTGTAGGAGTAGCGCTCTCGGATCCATTGGGTTACACCGCGCAGCCATTGCTGACGCTTTGGCGCAAGACACGCGGCGAAGATTTCCGAAGCCTGTTGCGTTTGATTCGCAAGCATGAGATCGTCGAGATCGTGGTTGGAAATCCGCTGCACATGTCCGGCGATGTCAGCCCATGGGCGACAAAGGTGCACGAGTTTGCCGACGAGTTGCGCAAACGCTCCGGCCTTCCCGTTCAACTCTGGGATGAGAGGTTGAGTTCTGTAGCAGCGCACGAGATCCTCAACGAAGTGGGACACGATCAGCGTGATCGAAAATATGTCATCGATCAGGTTGCAGCCGTAGTGATTCTGCGCGGCTGGATGGAAGCAAAGGAACAATCTGCCATGCGGGCGAAGCAGGAGTAG
- a CDS encoding SRPBCC domain-containing protein, which produces MSTATVTSEHKGLEPFKDYELKITRVFDAPRELVWKAWTDSAMQAQWMGPRGFTTIELDMPKTPGAPWRRTMEGLVPATGAQVQLKQHGTVREVKPPELLVFSFAWDVPSDVGLSNMDFEENTITVRLEEKGNKTVMTFTQSPFLTANACDGHTGGWNSAFDKFAEFLMNKQPGRVADANDVPTELHLRRFFEAPRDLVFAAWTKPEMLAEWWAPKGFTIPRCEFEGKVGGKIYLEMKAPDGTVYPMSGRVVEFYAPYRFHFTATPLDKDGNAIFENWNSVFLEEKDGGTELTLDVHVRSMTDAAPMFLRGMKEGWSQSLEKLAQLLKRH; this is translated from the coding sequence ATGAGCACAGCAACAGTGACGTCAGAGCACAAGGGATTAGAGCCTTTCAAGGACTACGAGTTGAAGATTACGCGCGTCTTCGATGCGCCGCGAGAGCTGGTGTGGAAGGCATGGACCGATTCTGCAATGCAGGCGCAGTGGATGGGGCCACGAGGCTTCACGACGATCGAGCTCGATATGCCGAAGACGCCGGGCGCACCGTGGCGGCGAACCATGGAAGGCCTTGTGCCAGCAACCGGCGCTCAGGTCCAGTTGAAACAGCATGGGACAGTTCGCGAAGTAAAACCGCCGGAGCTGCTGGTTTTCTCCTTTGCGTGGGACGTGCCCAGCGATGTTGGATTGAGCAACATGGACTTCGAGGAAAACACGATCACGGTGCGGCTGGAAGAAAAAGGTAACAAGACCGTGATGACATTCACACAGAGCCCATTCCTGACCGCCAACGCATGCGACGGGCACACCGGCGGCTGGAACAGTGCATTTGATAAGTTCGCGGAGTTCTTAATGAATAAGCAGCCGGGACGCGTGGCAGATGCGAACGACGTTCCCACAGAGCTGCATCTGCGCCGCTTTTTTGAAGCGCCGCGCGATCTTGTCTTTGCTGCGTGGACAAAGCCGGAGATGCTCGCCGAGTGGTGGGCGCCGAAGGGCTTCACCATTCCGCGCTGTGAGTTCGAAGGCAAAGTCGGCGGAAAGATCTACCTCGAGATGAAAGCGCCGGATGGAACCGTGTATCCGATGTCGGGCCGGGTAGTGGAGTTTTATGCGCCCTACCGCTTCCACTTTACGGCAACGCCACTCGATAAAGATGGCAATGCAATCTTCGAAAATTGGAACTCGGTATTCCTCGAAGAGAAGGATGGAGGAACAGAGCTAACTCTGGATGTACATGTGAGAAGCATGACAGATGCAGCGCCGATGTTCCTGAGAGGAATGAAGGAAGGCTGGAGCCAGAGTCTGGAGAAGCTGGCGCAGTTGCTGAAGAGGCACTAA